TGGCCTGACCAGCAAGATTCACCTGGCCTGTGACGCTTTCGGGCGTCCGCTCGCCTTCGCTCTCACGGGCGGGAACACCAACGACTGCACGCAGTTCACCGCCGCGATGGAAGCGATCCGGGTGCCCCGCCCCGGGCCGGGGCGGCCCCGGGTGCGGCCGGCTCACGTGCTGGGCGACAAGGGCTACAGCTCCCGTGCGATACGAACCTGGCTCAGGCGTCGCTGCATCGGCCATACCATCCCCGAGCGGGCCGACCAGGTCCGCAACCGGCTCCGGCGCGGCAGCCGGGGCGGACGCCCGCCAAGCTTCGACAAGCAGCTCTACAAGCGGCGCGACATCGTGGAACGGTGCTTCAACCGGCTCAAGCAGTGGCGCGGCATCGCGACCCGCTACGACAAGACCGCCGAGCCTGTGGCGTGTCGGCAACACGACGCGCAACGGCTGTCCGTGGCGTACCTGACTTGTATCGCCGTAGCGGGAGTGATGTACGTGTCAGTCCACTTCCAGGGCGTCCAGAGCCAGCGTGTGGGCTATGGCGAGGCGGCGGTCGATGTCGGGCGCGAGGATCTCAAGTACGTACCGGGTGTGCAGCCCCAGCTTCTTGGTGACGGTCATCAGCGGCTTGCCGCTCTCGGTGTACTCGAAGCGGTACGGCCAGATGAACGGTACGTATTCGAGATACGGCACGAACTCCCAGATGAACCGGACGAAGGCCACCACCCGGCTGTGCTCGCGGCCGGTCAGTTTCATCGTCCCCGGCTGGCGCACCTGCCATGTCCTGCGGAGGAAAGACGCGCCCGCGTCCTCGTAGAACGACCCCAAGGACTGGCCCGAAGCGTCCCGCACGTCGTACATGTAGCCCACTTCGTGGTCGCGGCCCTTGAAGGCGGCGAGAGCGGACTTCCTGGACGCGTCCGTATAGACGGTCACCTGTCCCCTGAGCGACAGCTGCTTCTCGCGTGCGTATGCGACGGGCTCGCCCTCGGAGCCGTCCGGCCGGGCCACGCTCACCACGTACTCGCCGGCCGTGAGGCTCAGTGTCTTCTTGATGACGAAGGTGTCGTAGGACTGGATGTCCGGTGCTTCCGCAGTGGTGGGGGCCGGGACTGGGGCGGGGGTGGCCTTGGTGAGGCTGACGGCGGCCCTGTCCTTCTCCGCGCCAGTTCCTGCACTCGACTCCGTGCCCGTGCTGTCCATGTGGCATCTCCCGTTGTCCGCGTGGCCCCGATTCGGTCCGTCCATCGTCGGCCGCACGACCGGCCCGGCGCAGTCTCCGGAAGTCGCGATCCTGGGCGACGAAAGGTGTCGACTTTCGTCGTACGGTGGCACGACGCTCGGCCGATGCACGCGTTCTTCCAGGGGTCCTACCGTCGGTCCGGTGTAGGCGGACAGGGAAGTGAATGTGGATGTGAGGGCGGGTACGGATGTGGGAGATCGACGGGTACGTTCCGCCGGGCTCGTTGTTCGGGGCCTCCGGCGGCGGTTGAGCGGCGGTGTGCTCTGGAGCCCCGCCCGTATCGTCGGGGAGGCGGTGCTCGCCGTCACCCTCGCCGGGTTCGCCACGGGCATCGGCGCGTGGGGGGACACGCTCGACGCGCGGACCGTTCTCCTCGCCGGAGCGATGGCCCTGCTGGCGCCCGCGCGCCACGCGCTGCCCGCGACCGTCCTCATCCTCTCCGCCCCGCTGGCCGGGGGGTGGAGCGTCATGGCCTCCGTGCTGCTGGTCTGCGTCGCCTGGTCGGCGGGGCGGCGGATCACGGAACCCTGGCGGGTGGCCGCCGCGTTCGGGGCCGCGTGTGTGCTCCACACCGTGCCGGGCCTGTACCGCGACATCACCTCGGGGACCGCGTCCGTGCTGCCCGTCACCCTCGGGTGGAACGTCGTGACATTCCTGACCCTGGCCGTGGTGCCGGCCCTCGTCGGCCGCTACCGGGACCAACGGCGGCGACTGCTCAGCGCGTTGTGGCAGAACAATCAGCAACTCAGGCGCGAGCAGGCGATGGTGGCCCGTGAGGCGCGGTTGCTGGAGCGCAACCGCATCGCCCATGACATGCACGACAGCCTCGGCCATCAGCTCGCCCTGATCTCCGTGCACGCGGGCGCCCTCCAGGTCGACCCGGAGCTGACCGGGAGCCAGCGGGAGGCCGTACGGATCCTCCGGGGCGCCTCCGTCACCGCGATGGCGGAGTTGCGGGCGGCGGTGGGGGTGCTCCACGACGAGGCGGAGTATTGGGAGCAACAGAACGAGCAGCAGTACCAGGGGCATCAGTCTCACCAGGGGAACCAGGGGGAGATTTCCTACCGGGAGTACGGGGAGCACCGGGAACACCAGGGGCGCCAGCGGCAGCCGGTGGGCGACGGCGCCTCCGTGCCGTACGCGCCCCGTACCACCGCCGCCATCGACGGCCTGGTCGAGTCGTCCAGAGGCGCGGGCACGGCGGTGTCGCTGGATCGGAGCGGTGTCCGGAGGCCGTTGGCGCCCGCCGCTGACCACGAGGCGTACCGCATCGTCCAGGAGGGGCTGACCAACGCTCACAAGCACGCGCCGGGTGCCCCGATACGCCTTGCCCTGCGGTACGAACCGGACAGCCTGGTCGTGGAGGTCACCAACGGGCCCG
This sequence is a window from Streptomyces parvus. Protein-coding genes within it:
- a CDS encoding sensor histidine kinase, giving the protein MLWSPARIVGEAVLAVTLAGFATGIGAWGDTLDARTVLLAGAMALLAPARHALPATVLILSAPLAGGWSVMASVLLVCVAWSAGRRITEPWRVAAAFGAACVLHTVPGLYRDITSGTASVLPVTLGWNVVTFLTLAVVPALVGRYRDQRRRLLSALWQNNQQLRREQAMVAREARLLERNRIAHDMHDSLGHQLALISVHAGALQVDPELTGSQREAVRILRGASVTAMAELRAAVGVLHDEAEYWEQQNEQQYQGHQSHQGNQGEISYREYGEHREHQGRQRQPVGDGASVPYAPRTTAAIDGLVESSRGAGTAVSLDRSGVRRPLAPAADHEAYRIVQEGLTNAHKHAPGAPIRLALRYEPDSLVVEVTNGPVPGGAPEVPPEISGGQGLKGLHERVGRVGGMVHTGPTEDGGFRIAGMLPYGEESKAGSGAEGRAGHLGGHGAGDGARGAGPYGATSVVPTRDVRGQLGPGAVGDGGTVINGADPQREFTAIMSTRKNVAIGCAVTAVVLVAGVIGLGVWGIGVMTEEVKKAEISPSVYEEAKVGDAEADIRARLPEEDSWLTSDLADQGPKLPDGATCRHFTSEDDQGVDFLTVFRFCFQDGKLVSKETYKAT